The following are encoded in a window of Alphaproteobacteria bacterium genomic DNA:
- a CDS encoding glycosyltransferase encodes MRDESQVRILFCIPRLVGGGAERQLSQLLPRLVERGIGVSLFSRLTRNEVASLEAAGIACYPIRAAGNHDPRLLGELAVAARHSRAAIIHSWLTQMDVLGGAVALTTGRSWVLSERLSKDGYYGGWKDRLRRFLGRFADIVVANSEAGLDAWPGHPRRTIIANGIDLERIDDVGAAAWPIRRPLIVTMARLEAHKGVGSVLKAVARLRGKYPDLMLVILGQGPLEAELRALAAALGIEDNVIFAGFRPDAWSWLKAACLFVSASSVEGQPNAVMEAAAAGTPQVLSDIVMHRNTVGDGGALFFEPSDPEAMAVAIAELLENPACARAIVASARSSVADFSVERAADLYAALYRRTASGSPMPEAGRGASCSSAA; translated from the coding sequence ATGCGGGATGAAAGCCAGGTCCGTATTCTCTTCTGTATCCCCCGGCTTGTCGGCGGGGGCGCCGAGCGTCAGCTCAGCCAGTTGTTGCCGCGGCTCGTCGAGCGCGGAATCGGCGTATCGCTGTTCAGCCGTCTCACCCGGAACGAGGTGGCGAGCCTGGAGGCGGCAGGGATCGCCTGTTATCCGATCCGGGCCGCCGGCAATCACGATCCGCGGTTGCTCGGCGAACTCGCTGTCGCGGCGCGGCATTCGCGCGCCGCGATCATTCACAGCTGGCTGACGCAGATGGACGTGCTCGGCGGCGCAGTCGCTCTAACCACCGGCAGATCCTGGGTGCTGTCGGAGCGCTTATCGAAGGATGGCTATTATGGAGGCTGGAAGGACAGGCTTCGCCGGTTTCTCGGCCGCTTCGCCGATATTGTCGTCGCTAACAGTGAAGCCGGCCTCGATGCCTGGCCCGGCCATCCCCGGCGGACGATCATCGCCAATGGGATCGACCTGGAGAGGATCGACGATGTCGGCGCAGCGGCATGGCCGATTCGCCGCCCTCTGATCGTAACAATGGCGCGTCTGGAAGCGCACAAGGGAGTGGGTTCGGTGCTGAAGGCCGTTGCCCGGCTTCGGGGGAAATATCCTGATTTGATGCTGGTGATTCTCGGACAGGGCCCGCTGGAAGCCGAACTTAGGGCGCTCGCGGCGGCCCTGGGCATCGAGGACAATGTCATCTTCGCCGGCTTCCGGCCCGACGCCTGGAGCTGGCTGAAGGCCGCTTGCCTGTTCGTCTCGGCAAGCAGCGTCGAAGGACAGCCCAATGCCGTCATGGAAGCGGCGGCGGCCGGGACTCCCCAAGTGCTGTCCGACATCGTCATGCACCGCAATACCGTCGGCGATGGCGGCGCTTTGTTCTTCGAGCCTTCCGATCCCGAAGCGATGGCGGTGGCCATCGCTGAATTGCTTGAAAATCCCGCCTGTGCCCGAGCGATCGTTGCTTCGGCCCGGTCGAGCGTCGCGGATTTCTCCGTGGAGCGCGCAGCCGATCTTTATGCCGCGCTCTACCGGCGAACCGCGAGCGGCTCGCCAATGCCGGAGGCGGGCCGCGGCGCCTCCTGCTCGAGCGCGGCCTGA
- a CDS encoding ABC transporter ATP-binding protein has product MIVMVTESQIRTAGPDVPAKPARLKTLESPADVHSAVRKWFPGDADACHSDPGLCLADRLPAGGGRGCLPWRVPSGSGRKDAAGSFRDLTGPLERRIRARLAQSGAPARLNRRGATSAAFPMHSANTALCSGAMSAEQASRIGESGAIVTAAGSLPATLFAFARTLSVRRRRQLVVVTAMMLAAAVAEMVTIGAVLPFVALISDPARAVHLPGYGLFLAIAGGADERELALRATILFAGAIGLSTLARLLIHRMTYRFAYALGHEVGTAVFARMLRQPYSLYVNRNSAVVLAAVDKVQVLVHQVVLPLMQGVTSAAMALAIIGLLTAIAPAAAGAALLAALAYLAVGYALARRLRAESRTIAALASARMQAVQEGLGAIRDILLDHSQEVFEAQFRRLDHAYRRAQTTVGIAAATPRYVLEAAGIVVIALIALEMSQGSGGISGALPILGALALSAQRLLPLLNTAHVGWTQASGHRQSMADLLALLSTETVVSRRIADPKPFTTDIEFDQVSLRWPRGEQSLRAVSLTIAKGERIGLVGKTGSGKSSLLDLLMGLIEPTTGEIRIDGRKLDDAGRANWQAQIAHVPQNIYLADASVAANIAFAEAEIDMARVREAAQRAQIHDFIERLPNGYATFVGDRGSWLSGGQRQRIAIARAFYKRADVLILDEATGHLDRETENAVVRAVAAAGPDVTIVFVAHRESALTLCDRILRLEAGRLCEDPASYRLAAH; this is encoded by the coding sequence ATGATTGTTATGGTTACTGAATCCCAAATCAGGACAGCCGGCCCGGATGTCCCGGCGAAGCCGGCGCGTCTTAAGACCTTGGAAAGCCCGGCGGACGTACACTCTGCTGTCCGGAAATGGTTTCCGGGGGATGCCGATGCTTGCCATTCAGATCCGGGCCTATGCCTTGCTGATCGCCTGCCTGCTGGTGGTGGACGCGGCTGCCTTCCATGGCGAGTACCGTCAGGAAGTGGGCGGAAGGATGCTGCGGGTTCTTTCCGCGATCTCACCGGCCCATTGGAGCGTCGGATCCGGGCGCGACTGGCGCAATCCGGGGCGCCGGCGAGGCTGAACCGTCGCGGAGCAACGAGCGCCGCTTTCCCAATGCATTCTGCGAATACGGCTCTATGCTCCGGTGCGATGAGTGCGGAGCAGGCCAGCCGGATCGGGGAGAGTGGAGCGATCGTCACGGCGGCAGGATCGCTTCCCGCCACCTTGTTCGCCTTCGCCCGCACTCTGTCCGTCCGCCGTCGCCGTCAGCTCGTCGTCGTGACGGCGATGATGCTTGCCGCCGCAGTCGCGGAGATGGTGACGATCGGCGCGGTGCTTCCCTTCGTCGCGCTGATCTCGGACCCGGCCCGCGCCGTGCATCTTCCAGGATACGGCCTGTTCCTGGCCATCGCCGGGGGCGCGGATGAAAGAGAGCTCGCCTTGCGCGCGACCATCCTCTTTGCCGGGGCAATCGGGCTTTCCACCCTGGCGAGGCTGCTCATCCATCGCATGACCTACCGCTTTGCCTACGCGCTGGGTCACGAGGTCGGAACGGCCGTCTTCGCCCGAATGCTGCGCCAGCCCTACAGCCTCTATGTGAATCGCAATTCCGCCGTGGTTCTCGCTGCAGTCGACAAGGTGCAGGTGCTGGTTCACCAGGTCGTGTTGCCCCTGATGCAGGGAGTGACCTCCGCGGCGATGGCGCTCGCGATTATCGGGCTTCTCACCGCCATCGCCCCGGCGGCCGCAGGGGCAGCTTTGCTCGCCGCTTTGGCCTATCTCGCCGTCGGCTATGCGCTTGCCCGCCGCCTTCGGGCCGAATCGCGAACGATCGCCGCGCTGGCATCGGCGCGAATGCAGGCCGTCCAGGAGGGATTGGGAGCGATCCGGGACATCCTGCTGGACCACAGCCAGGAGGTGTTCGAGGCGCAATTCCGCCGTCTCGATCACGCTTATCGGCGCGCTCAGACGACGGTTGGGATCGCTGCGGCTACGCCGCGTTATGTGCTCGAGGCGGCCGGGATCGTCGTCATCGCATTGATCGCCCTTGAGATGAGCCAAGGTTCCGGGGGGATTTCCGGAGCGCTGCCGATTCTCGGTGCGCTGGCGCTGAGTGCTCAGCGCTTGCTCCCCTTGCTCAATACGGCGCATGTCGGGTGGACTCAGGCCAGCGGGCATCGCCAGTCCATGGCCGATCTGTTGGCATTGCTGAGCACCGAGACGGTCGTCAGTCGGCGCATCGCGGATCCGAAGCCGTTCACGACCGATATCGAGTTCGATCAAGTCAGCCTGCGCTGGCCCCGGGGGGAGCAATCGTTGCGAGCCGTGAGCCTGACGATCGCCAAGGGCGAGCGTATCGGCTTGGTCGGCAAGACCGGCAGCGGCAAAAGCAGCCTCCTCGACCTTCTGATGGGCCTGATCGAGCCCACGACGGGGGAAATTCGGATCGACGGACGCAAGCTCGACGACGCCGGACGCGCCAACTGGCAGGCGCAGATCGCCCATGTTCCCCAGAACATCTATCTCGCCGATGCGTCCGTCGCCGCGAACATCGCCTTCGCGGAGGCGGAGATAGACATGGCGCGGGTGCGTGAGGCGGCACAACGAGCGCAAATCCACGACTTCATCGAGCGCCTGCCGAATGGCTATGCGACGTTCGTCGGAGATCGCGGATCCTGGCTGTCGGGCGGCCAGCGTCAGCGCATCGCCATCGCCCGGGCTTTCTACAAGCGGGCCGACGTGCTGATTCTCGACGAGGCGACCGGCCATCTCGACCGCGAAACCGAGAATGCGGTGGTGAGGGCGGTCGCCGCGGCAGGGCCGGACGTCACCATAGTCTTCGTCGCCCACCGGGAATCCGCGTTGACCCTGTGCGACCGCATTTTGCGCCTCGAAGCCGGACGCCTGTGCGAGGATCCCGCTTCCTACCGCCTGGCGGCGCATTAG
- a CDS encoding 2Fe-2S iron-sulfur cluster binding domain-containing protein codes for MPSLVIVTRDGTERVVEARPGWSVMENIRDNGFDELLALCGGCCSCATCHVHVDAEWFEKTGPRKMDEDDLLDTSDHKTELSRLSCQIEFRPELDGLRVTIAPED; via the coding sequence ATGCCCAGCCTCGTCATCGTCACCCGCGACGGCACCGAACGCGTCGTCGAGGCGCGCCCCGGCTGGAGCGTGATGGAGAATATCCGCGACAACGGCTTCGACGAGCTGCTCGCTCTGTGCGGCGGCTGCTGCTCCTGCGCGACCTGCCATGTCCACGTCGATGCCGAATGGTTCGAAAAGACCGGCCCGCGTAAGATGGACGAGGACGATCTGCTCGATACGTCGGATCACAAGACCGAGCTGAGCCGCCTGTCCTGCCAGATCGAATTCCGCCCGGAGCTGGACGGCCTCAGGGTGACGATCGCCCCGGAGGATTAG
- a CDS encoding efflux transporter outer membrane subunit produces MAQRMRIGSLCVLSLAAGACAPHVELEVAPQLLSTAWSQPAPGPAASGGVSAPNPANLGAAFGSQELEGLIGRALQQNGDVGVARARIQQARALFGIARGAMFPLVTASAGLSGTRTERTTSDPFDFSDAFAGVDISFDLDLFGANRARRRAEGHRLRAAEFDQGATALIVEGDVARIYVQRAALAARISLLDRNIEQAVELERIIRARANAGDATRVDLGLQTIQVRELQTDRLRLSQALDRTRTAMAVLIGEEAPRFVLTPSPLDALQVPDLAVAPPPELLVRRPDIRAAEARIDAAGGDVDAARRAFFPQLSLSASGIGQAASLSGPLAATVSLGAGLLSPIFNRGQLRGNLEFAAGQQVESVELYRLVLLTSLAETENALSAVDRARAREALLLQVVEEARVTARLARLQYMEGETDLQSLFDAEQRLVAAEDARAVAHQERLEAAIDLFKAMGGAYSPLA; encoded by the coding sequence ATGGCGCAAAGGATGCGGATCGGGAGCTTGTGCGTGCTTTCGCTGGCGGCGGGGGCGTGCGCGCCCCATGTCGAGCTGGAGGTCGCGCCGCAACTGCTCTCCACCGCGTGGAGCCAGCCCGCTCCCGGCCCGGCGGCTTCCGGTGGCGTCTCGGCACCCAATCCGGCCAATCTGGGCGCGGCCTTCGGCTCCCAGGAGCTCGAAGGGCTGATCGGCCGCGCATTGCAGCAGAATGGCGACGTCGGCGTCGCCCGGGCGCGGATCCAGCAGGCCCGCGCTCTTTTCGGAATTGCCCGGGGCGCGATGTTCCCGCTGGTCACCGCGTCAGCGGGGCTCAGCGGCACCCGCACGGAGCGAACCACCTCCGATCCGTTCGACTTCAGCGACGCCTTCGCCGGAGTCGATATCTCCTTCGATCTGGACCTGTTCGGCGCCAACCGCGCCCGCCGGCGCGCCGAAGGGCACCGCCTGCGCGCCGCCGAGTTCGACCAGGGCGCCACGGCGCTGATCGTCGAAGGCGACGTGGCGCGGATCTACGTGCAGCGCGCCGCCCTTGCCGCGCGGATCAGCCTGCTCGACCGGAACATCGAACAGGCGGTGGAGCTGGAGCGGATCATCCGCGCGCGCGCCAATGCCGGCGATGCGACGCGGGTGGATCTGGGGCTTCAGACCATCCAGGTGCGCGAGCTGCAGACCGACCGGCTTCGTCTTTCCCAGGCGCTCGACCGCACGAGGACCGCGATGGCGGTGCTGATCGGCGAGGAAGCGCCCCGTTTCGTCCTGACGCCCTCGCCGCTCGATGCGCTGCAGGTGCCGGACCTGGCGGTCGCCCCGCCACCGGAGTTGCTGGTGCGGCGCCCGGACATCCGCGCCGCCGAGGCCCGGATCGACGCGGCCGGGGGCGACGTCGACGCGGCGCGGCGCGCTTTCTTTCCGCAACTCAGCCTCAGCGCCAGCGGCATCGGCCAGGCAGCGAGCCTGTCCGGGCCGCTCGCCGCGACCGTCTCGCTCGGCGCAGGCTTGCTGTCTCCGATCTTCAACCGCGGCCAGCTGCGCGGCAATTTGGAATTCGCGGCCGGCCAGCAGGTGGAAAGCGTCGAGCTTTACAGGCTCGTCCTGCTCACTTCCCTTGCCGAAACGGAAAACGCCCTGTCGGCGGTCGATCGCGCCCGTGCCCGCGAAGCGCTGCTGCTTCAGGTGGTCGAGGAAGCGCGAGTCACGGCACGGCTGGCGCGGCTGCAATATATGGAAGGCGAAACCGACCTGCAGAGCCTGTTCGACGCGGAGCAGCGGCTGGTGGCGGCCGAGGACGCCCGCGCCGTCGCCCATCAGGAGCGGCTGGAGGCGGCGATCGACCTGTTCAAGGCGATGGGCGGAGCCTATTCGCCGCTCGCCTAG
- a CDS encoding peptidase domain-containing ABC transporter, whose translation MSGIEWPWSQRMQPLLQSEAAECGLASVAMIALHYGHRVNLSGLRQRYPTSIKGTTLEELMGIAADLELAPRAVRLEVDELDKLQKPAILHWDLNHFVVVESSDSKRATILDPGRGRRIMPLAKLGRHFTGVALELTPTADFKPIEARNRTRLSSLWSRLSNYQGPFTQILLLSLLIQVTALITPFFIQLVVDEAVGQGDTNLLAVLFIGFAVVFALAGITRALRDWVVLTLGESLSFQLGGNVVRHLVRLPLGYFERRHVGDLLSRIGSIQPIQSLLSKGIVNLLIDSALLVTTVIVMSIISLKLTGIVLAMTLFYVLFVQLLYPGLRRRTEEELMARANEETYLMETMRAIRAIKLHGHEAMRENGWRNRYAEVISAAYKARLVDIKIDLAEDMLFGLAFLMTVYFGALAVMSQELTVGLLLAFLAYRSSFTSSATSLIGQFQKWRLLGVHLDRLGDIVGEAKEEIRAAAPRQGLLPGPTVRLEGLTFAYGPAEAPILDKVDLEIPEGSFVAIVGPSGSGKTTLMRILLGLLQPSSGKVLIDGVPLGPATVAAWRGRIAAVMQDDYLLTGTLADNISFFDPFPDQPAIEHVSRLARVHDDIAKMPMAYHSLISDMGAALSSGQRQRILLARALYRDPDALFLDEGTANLDPATEAQIVAMLGKLQVTRVVIAHRPALVEKADIVLRLEGGKIVQVTRAERAQRTFVTTPSPSTT comes from the coding sequence GTGAGCGGGATCGAATGGCCCTGGTCGCAGCGTATGCAGCCGCTGCTTCAGTCGGAGGCGGCGGAGTGCGGGCTCGCGTCGGTCGCCATGATCGCGCTTCATTACGGCCACCGGGTCAACCTCAGCGGCCTCAGGCAGCGTTATCCGACCTCGATCAAGGGCACGACGCTCGAGGAGCTGATGGGCATCGCCGCCGATCTCGAGCTTGCCCCGCGCGCCGTGCGGCTCGAGGTCGACGAGCTCGACAAGCTGCAGAAGCCCGCGATCCTTCACTGGGACCTCAACCATTTCGTCGTCGTCGAATCGAGCGACTCGAAGCGCGCGACGATCCTCGATCCGGGGCGCGGGCGGCGGATCATGCCGCTGGCCAAGCTCGGGCGCCACTTCACCGGAGTCGCGCTCGAGCTGACTCCGACCGCGGACTTCAAGCCCATCGAGGCGCGCAACCGCACGCGCCTCAGCAGCCTGTGGAGCCGGCTTTCCAACTATCAGGGCCCGTTCACCCAGATCCTGCTGCTCTCGCTTCTGATCCAGGTCACCGCCCTCATCACTCCCTTCTTCATCCAGCTGGTCGTCGACGAGGCGGTCGGGCAGGGCGACACCAACCTGCTCGCGGTCCTGTTCATCGGCTTCGCCGTCGTCTTCGCGCTCGCCGGAATCACCCGGGCGCTTCGCGACTGGGTGGTTCTGACGCTCGGCGAATCCCTGTCCTTCCAGCTCGGCGGCAACGTCGTGCGCCATCTCGTGCGGCTTCCGCTCGGCTATTTCGAGCGCCGCCACGTCGGCGACCTCCTGTCGAGGATCGGCTCGATCCAGCCGATCCAGTCGCTGCTGAGCAAGGGGATCGTCAACCTGCTGATCGATTCGGCCCTGCTGGTGACCACCGTGATCGTCATGTCGATCATCAGCCTGAAGCTGACCGGCATCGTCCTCGCCATGACCTTGTTCTACGTCCTCTTCGTCCAGCTCCTCTATCCCGGCCTCAGGCGCCGGACCGAGGAGGAGCTGATGGCCCGCGCGAATGAGGAAACCTACCTCATGGAGACGATGCGCGCGATCCGCGCGATCAAGCTCCACGGCCACGAGGCGATGCGCGAGAATGGCTGGCGCAACCGCTACGCCGAGGTCATCTCGGCCGCCTACAAGGCGCGTCTCGTCGACATCAAGATCGACCTCGCCGAGGACATGCTGTTCGGCCTCGCCTTCCTGATGACCGTCTATTTCGGCGCTCTGGCGGTGATGAGCCAGGAGCTGACGGTCGGCCTCCTGCTCGCTTTCCTCGCCTATCGAAGCAGCTTCACCTCGAGCGCGACCTCGCTGATCGGCCAGTTCCAGAAATGGCGCCTGCTCGGAGTCCACCTCGACCGCCTCGGCGACATCGTCGGCGAAGCCAAGGAGGAAATCCGCGCCGCCGCCCCCCGCCAGGGCCTGCTTCCCGGCCCGACCGTGCGCCTCGAGGGGCTGACCTTCGCCTACGGCCCGGCCGAGGCGCCGATCCTCGACAAGGTCGATCTGGAGATCCCCGAGGGCAGCTTCGTCGCCATCGTCGGCCCTTCGGGCTCCGGCAAGACGACCCTGATGCGGATCCTGCTCGGGCTTCTCCAGCCGAGCTCGGGCAAGGTGCTGATCGACGGCGTCCCGCTCGGCCCTGCCACCGTCGCCGCCTGGCGCGGCCGGATCGCGGCGGTCATGCAGGACGATTATCTGCTGACCGGAACGCTCGCCGACAACATCTCCTTCTTCGATCCCTTTCCGGACCAGCCGGCGATCGAGCACGTGTCGCGCCTCGCCCGAGTCCACGACGACATCGCCAAGATGCCGATGGCCTATCACAGCCTGATCAGCGACATGGGCGCCGCGCTGTCCTCCGGCCAGCGCCAGCGCATCCTCCTCGCCCGCGCCCTCTATCGCGATCCCGATGCCCTCTTCCTCGACGAGGGCACCGCCAATCTCGATCCCGCGACCGAGGCGCAGATCGTCGCCATGCTCGGCAAATTGCAGGTGACCCGGGTGGTCATCGCCCACCGCCCCGCCCTGGTCGAGAAAGCGGACATCGTGCTGAGGCTGGAAGGCGGCAAGATCGTTCAGGTCACGCGTGCCGAGCGCGCTCAGCGGACCTTCGTCACCACTCCGTCGCCGTCGACGACCTGA
- a CDS encoding RNA methyltransferase, translated as MRRKARQATKAENRPRFWGRHAVAAALANPDREIHRIWATREAAAALDFGSIPVVFSDVADLGRMVPRDAPHQGVVAEVERLDDLLLADLLDQAEDRRPLVVLDQVTDPHNVGAILRSAAAFNALGVVTQDRHAPPESGALAKAASGALETMPWVRVVNLARALEEMAEAGFWRIGLTGAAEMNLADALGPARVALVLGAEGEGMRHNTEAHCDALARLPIGGIESLNVSNAAAIALYAANVA; from the coding sequence ATGCGACGCAAGGCCCGCCAGGCGACCAAGGCCGAGAACCGGCCCCGCTTCTGGGGCCGCCACGCGGTCGCCGCCGCGCTCGCCAATCCGGACCGCGAAATCCACCGCATCTGGGCGACCCGCGAGGCCGCGGCGGCGCTCGATTTCGGATCGATCCCGGTCGTCTTTTCCGATGTCGCCGATCTCGGCCGGATGGTCCCGCGCGACGCGCCTCACCAGGGCGTCGTCGCCGAGGTCGAGCGGCTCGACGACCTGCTCCTCGCGGACCTGCTCGACCAGGCGGAAGACCGAAGGCCGCTCGTCGTGCTCGATCAGGTCACGGATCCGCACAATGTCGGCGCCATCCTGCGCTCGGCCGCGGCGTTCAACGCGCTCGGCGTGGTGACCCAGGACCGCCACGCGCCGCCCGAATCCGGGGCGCTGGCAAAGGCCGCGAGCGGGGCGCTCGAGACGATGCCGTGGGTTCGGGTCGTCAACCTGGCGCGCGCGCTCGAGGAGATGGCCGAAGCCGGCTTCTGGCGGATCGGGCTGACCGGAGCGGCGGAGATGAACCTGGCCGACGCGCTCGGCCCGGCGCGCGTGGCGCTTGTGCTCGGCGCCGAGGGCGAAGGCATGCGCCACAATACCGAGGCGCATTGCGACGCTCTGGCGCGCCTGCCGATCGGCGGAATCGAAAGCCTCAACGTCTCCAACGCCGCCGCAATCGCCCTCTACGCGGCCAACGTCGCCTAG
- a CDS encoding glycosyltransferase family 2 protein, which yields MFSIVMPLWNKRRTVESTIASVLGQTWRDFELVVVDDGSTDGSAELVSAFRDPRVRVLTQANAGAAVARNAGIEAARHDWIAFLDADDLWLPDHLVELDRIRSRFPEAGLIGTSFVRRGRGEFHPLPRDPPEVALIDYFALEAGGAMVLCSSTAAIPRSTYAALGGFGDWALGPDSEYWARIALDLPVAASRRVTAVYRLGTGGMTDRALRTRRHGPLRALGDLNPLMGLLVERYPGIACADRRASIDRLIDRRLKLCVRGAAKAGDIAALRAVSRFLSRPLRAQERLILAMARLPAPAARALYDLGFAAKALMRGLRRRLPHAG from the coding sequence ATGTTCAGTATCGTCATGCCGCTTTGGAACAAGCGTCGAACGGTCGAAAGCACGATAGCCAGCGTGCTCGGCCAAACGTGGCGGGACTTCGAGCTGGTTGTGGTCGACGACGGTTCCACGGATGGGAGCGCCGAACTGGTTTCGGCCTTCCGGGATCCGCGCGTCAGGGTGCTGACGCAGGCCAATGCCGGTGCCGCCGTCGCCCGCAACGCGGGAATTGAGGCTGCTCGCCACGATTGGATTGCGTTCCTCGATGCGGACGACCTCTGGCTGCCGGATCATCTTGTCGAGCTGGACCGAATCCGGAGCCGGTTTCCCGAGGCGGGGCTTATCGGCACCTCGTTCGTGCGCCGCGGACGCGGAGAGTTCCATCCCCTGCCTCGCGATCCCCCGGAGGTCGCGCTGATCGACTATTTCGCGTTGGAGGCCGGCGGCGCCATGGTCCTGTGCAGCAGCACGGCGGCGATTCCCAGATCGACCTACGCCGCGCTCGGCGGGTTCGGCGATTGGGCTCTGGGCCCGGACAGCGAATATTGGGCCCGGATCGCGCTCGACTTGCCGGTCGCGGCGTCGCGCCGGGTTACCGCCGTCTACCGGCTCGGCACGGGCGGCATGACCGACCGCGCTCTTCGGACGCGGCGGCATGGGCCGCTCCGCGCCCTGGGCGATCTCAACCCACTCATGGGACTGCTGGTCGAGCGCTATCCCGGGATTGCGTGCGCCGACCGGCGGGCATCCATCGATCGCCTGATCGACCGCAGGCTGAAGCTCTGCGTCCGGGGCGCGGCCAAGGCCGGCGACATCGCGGCGTTGCGCGCCGTTTCGCGATTCCTTTCGCGCCCACTGCGCGCGCAAGAGCGGCTCATTCTCGCAATGGCCAGGCTTCCCGCTCCGGCTGCGCGTGCCCTGTACGATCTGGGCTTCGCCGCAAAGGCCCTGATGCGGGGGCTGAGGCGCAGGCTGCCCCATGCGGGATGA
- a CDS encoding HlyD family efflux transporter periplasmic adaptor subunit: MNKQLFRMEVIDASRDRLAGTVIAAVPPSSRLYTGLVLALAAVIVLFLTLGSYATTARVRGIVAYDAGIARVYPSATAEVSQIHVRDGQIVPAGAPLVTLSLAQGAGGVGGQLTQLAAQDVELGRQIDLGADISSAELRGLQQQRQSLAAAIGSLERQRRIASGQVTLAQSAVRRASQLAGEGAGSQRQVEDSRSALLARQAELESLNERIISQRETLQTTEAQIAQRSLEGGRTRSVLTAQRAAIAEQRAQLMRTDRLVLTAPIGGEVGDVSVEVGQHARPDRSLVTIVPRGSRLEIWVYAPSRAVGFATPGQQVRLLFDAFPYQKYGAGRGTVTAVSRVATEPTNIDSNLGIEEPVFRIRVRIDEVAPRIPADRRTLRPGMTLTANLVLERRSLWEVLFDPVIGALSS; the protein is encoded by the coding sequence ATGAACAAGCAGCTTTTTCGGATGGAGGTCATCGACGCCAGCCGGGACAGGCTGGCGGGGACCGTCATTGCCGCCGTTCCGCCTTCCTCGCGCCTCTATACCGGCCTCGTCCTCGCCCTTGCCGCGGTCATCGTCCTTTTCCTCACCCTCGGCAGCTACGCCACCACTGCCCGGGTGCGCGGAATCGTCGCCTATGACGCCGGAATCGCTCGGGTCTATCCGTCCGCCACGGCCGAGGTGAGCCAGATTCACGTCCGCGACGGACAAATCGTGCCCGCCGGAGCGCCGCTTGTGACGCTGTCGCTGGCCCAAGGCGCCGGCGGCGTCGGCGGCCAGCTCACCCAGCTCGCCGCTCAGGACGTCGAGCTCGGGCGCCAGATCGACCTCGGCGCCGACATCAGCAGCGCCGAGCTGCGCGGCCTTCAGCAGCAGCGGCAGAGCCTGGCGGCGGCGATCGGCTCGCTGGAGCGCCAGCGCCGAATCGCCTCCGGACAAGTCACCCTCGCCCAGTCGGCGGTGCGGCGCGCGTCGCAGCTCGCCGGCGAGGGTGCGGGCAGCCAGCGTCAGGTCGAGGACAGCCGCTCGGCCCTGCTCGCTCGGCAGGCGGAGCTCGAATCGCTCAACGAGCGGATCATCAGCCAGCGCGAGACTCTCCAGACCACCGAGGCGCAGATCGCCCAGCGCTCGCTCGAGGGCGGGCGAACGCGCTCGGTCCTCACCGCCCAGCGCGCGGCGATCGCCGAGCAGCGCGCCCAGCTGATGCGCACCGACCGGCTGGTTCTCACCGCGCCGATCGGCGGCGAGGTCGGCGACGTCAGCGTCGAGGTCGGCCAGCATGCCCGCCCCGACCGCTCGCTGGTGACGATCGTGCCCCGGGGGAGCCGCCTCGAAATCTGGGTCTATGCGCCCTCGCGCGCGGTCGGGTTCGCCACGCCCGGCCAGCAGGTGCGCCTCTTGTTCGACGCCTTCCCGTACCAGAAATACGGCGCCGGCCGCGGCACCGTGACGGCGGTGTCGCGAGTCGCCACCGAGCCGACCAATATCGATTCCAACCTCGGAATCGAGGAGCCGGTCTTCCGCATCCGCGTCCGGATCGACGAGGTCGCCCCCCGAATCCCCGCGGACCGCCGCACTCTGCGCCCGGGAATGACCCTCACAGCCAACCTCGTGCTCGAGCGCCGAAGCCTGTGGGAAGTGCTGTTCGATCCGGTGATCGGGGCGTTGAGCTCGTGA